The Solanum lycopersicum chromosome 6, SLM_r2.1 genome has a window encoding:
- the LOC101247127 gene encoding uncharacterized protein isoform X3: protein MSDQGDKMCPLCAEEMDLTDQQLKPCKCGYEVCRCSLSPTFLESSYWIFFDNGGVWVNLHALRLFHGYLQLPHQHRYRICVWCWHHIMDMAEKENTDGRCPACRAPYNKEKIVGMEAKCDKAVAEMSTEKRLSSRKGKSKTADSRKQLSSVRVVQRNLVYIVGLPLSLADEDQLLQRKEYFPQYGKVMKVSISRTAAGTIQHFANDTCSVYITYSKEEEAILCIQSVHGFVLDGSPLRACFGTTKYCHAWLRNVPCTNLDCLYLHEVGSQEDSFSKDEIISAYTRVQQIAGAVNTMQRRSGSVLPPPAEEYCSNNSASADKPISKNAATNSAPSVRGSSSPPNSSSGRSAALPAGALWGTRASNNQHPPASVPCSNGPLNKKPQTCNPTVSYTAVERTSQASLLPAYAGKKVVHTEESVTSQEKGKIDTLEPVKQHVGADPHIYTSENPTIPAPLDSQLHSVPSMSLKDRDKQVIPTSSTNALDISVKSSGPGFTKYFNDTTDAKIQNVCLDMSSLSIGRHEKTQGNCIDQNKESLTGEYATSADEICITREKSDLRLDTLSKVTQVTTSEMENDLLTFNEQRHRDPEVVIDKVYSPNLPPSLHSPAQPCWYSSQLTNGGGPVSANMQLDRRTDSVSQPSRESLTNGYPENVSNCVAGLHTIDRSYYPLPDEGKMMHVKRFQGEAPSENSSTNVDIGENSIISNILSLDFDPWNESLTSPQNLAKLLGETDDRQGSVRVSSSRKLTSNQSRFSFAREEPTTNALADYQPSLNYIEQSFNHYHHGHDFPNSRNDKLDYIGTRNGFSMANNEETVGFGNSFSHLSSNKLSVSRPQMSAPPGFPAPNRAPPPGFASHFERMEQNFDSLHANNLRDASSLHNLHQAPQVGHVSNGDIEFMDPAILAVGKGFPNGLHLSNLDMSSSCPPQSNTLQNEGRLQLLMQRSVAAHQNQSFSDTRNMFSLVSDAYGMSSRGVEQTLANNHPPFDGFSSRALEQTLVNHQSPYSQLTLSLGRNSVMSNGHWDSWNGVQSGNSLGVAEHPRTENMGFNKVFTGYEESKIHMPNSGNLYNRTFGM from the exons ATGAGTGACCAGGGGGATAAGATGTGTCCTCTTTGTGCAGAGGAGATGGATTTGACAGATCAACAGTTGAAGCCTTGCAAGTGCGGCTATGAGGTTTGTAGATGCAGTCTTTCCCCTACATTTTTAGAAAGTTCTTACtggattttttttgataatggtGGTGTTTGGGTGAATTTGCATGCACTTCGACTATTCCACGGATATCTGCAACTTCCCCACCAACATAGATACCGG ATATGTGTCTGGTGCTGGCATCACATAATGGATATGGCTGAGAAGGAGAATACAGATGGGAGGTGTCCAGCATGTCGCGCTCCTTATAACAAGGAAAAGATTGTTGGCATGGAAGCAAAATGTGACAA GGCAGTGGCTGAGATGAGCACTGAGAAAAGGTTGTCTTCTCGCAAGGGAAAAAGTAAAACAGCAGATTCTAGGAAGCAACTTAGCAGTGTTCGAGTCGTTCAAAGGAATCTTGTTTACATTGTTGGGTTGCCTCTCAGTCTAGCTGATGAAGAT CAGCTTCTACAGAGGAAAGAGTATTTTCCTCAGTATGGAAAGGTTATGAAGGTGTCTATATCTCGTACAGCTGCTGGCACTATTCAACATTTTGCAAATGATACTTGTAGTGT ATATATTACCTATTCAAAGGAGGAGGAAGCAATTCTGTGTATTCAATCTGTACATGGGTTTGTTTTGGATGGTAGTCCTCTAAG AGCTTGCTTTGGAACCACAAAATACTGTCATGCTTGGTTGAGAAATGTG CCCTGTACCAATCTTGATTGTTTATACTTGCACGAGGTTGGGTCGCAAGAGGATAGCTTTAGTAAAGACGAAATCATATCAGCTTACACAAG AGTTCAACAAATTGCTGGTGCCGTTAATACTATGCAACGGCGATCAGGGAGTGTGTTACCGCCGCCAGCAGAGGAGTACTGCAGTAACAACTCTGCTTCTGCTGACAAACCTATTAGTAAAAATGCTGCAACT AATTCAGCACCCAGTGTTAGAGGCTCCAGCTCCCCACCAAATAGTAGCTCTGGTAGATCTGCGGCTCTTCCTGCTGGAGCTTTATG GGGAACACGTGCATCAAATAATCAACACCCACCTGCCAGTGTACCATGTTCTAATGGACCACTTAATAAGAAGCCTCAGACGTGTAATCCAACGGTATCTTATACAGCTGTTGAAAGGACAAGTCAGGCTTCGTTACTGCCTGCCTATGCAGGAAAGAAAGTAGTACATACTGAAGAAAGTGTAACTTCTCAAGAGAAAGGTAAGATAGACACTTTAGAACCTGTTAAGCAGCATGTAGGAGCAGACCCTCATATCTATACTTCTGAGAACCCCACTATTCCGGCACCTCTGGACAGTCAGCTACATAGTGTCCCGTCCATGTCTTTGAAGGACAGAGATAAACAAGTGATACCAACCAGTAGTACAAATGCCTTGGATATTTCTGTCAAGTCTAGTGGACCTGgttttacaaaatatttcaatgatACCACGGATGCTAAGATCCAGAATGTATGCCTTGATATGTCGTCATTGAGCATTGGTAGACATGAAAAAACACAGGGCAACTGTATTGATCAAAATAAGGAGTCCTTGACCGGGGAATATGCGACTTCTGCAGATGAGATTTGTATTACAAGAGAGAAGTCTGACTTGAGATTGGATACACTGAGCAAAGTAACACAAGTTACTACTTCCGAAATGGAGAATGATTTGCTAACCTTTAATGAGCAGAGACATAGGGATCCCGAAGTAGTTATTGACAAAGTTTATTCACCAAATCTTCCCCCTTCTTTGCACTCCCCAGCTCAGCCTTGTTGGTATTCCTCTCAGCTGACTAATGGTGGTGGACCTGTTAGTGCCAATATGCAGTTAGACAGGAGAACTGATTCAGTATCACAGCCTTCGCGTGAATCATTGACTAATGGATACCCGGAGAATGTATCAAATTGCGTGGCGGGTTTGCATACTATTGATAGAAGTTATTATCCGTTGCCTGACGAGGGTAAGATGATGCATGTGAAAAGGTTTCAAGGTGAAGCTCCTAGCGAGAACAGTAGTACTAATGTAGATATTGGAGAGAACAGTATTATATCTAATATTTTGTCCCTGGATTTTGATCCTTGGAATGAATCATTAACTTCTCCTCAGAACCTTGCCAAGTTGTTGGGAGAAACTGATGACCGACAAGGGTCTGTTAGAGTGTCAAGCTCAAGAAAATTAACCAGTAACCAATCAAGATTCTCTTTTGCAAGAGAAGAACCAACCACCAATGCATTAGCTGATTATCAACCATCTCTTAATTACATTGAGCAAAGTTTTAATCATTATCATCATGGTCATGATTTTCCAAATAGCAGAAATGATAAACTTGATTATATTGGTACTCGTAATGGTTTTTCCATGGCTAATAATGAGGAAACAGTTGGTTTTGGCAACAGCTTTTCTCATCTCTCTTCTAATAAGCTATCAG TGTCCAGACCTCAGATGTCAGCACCTCCAGGGTTCCCAGCACCAAACAGAGCACCACCCCCGGGTTTTGCTTCTCATTTTGAGAGAATGGAACAAAATTTTGACTCTCTTCATG CGAATAACTTGCGTGATGCCTCCTCATTGCACAATCTACACCAGGCTCCTCAAGTTGGACATGTGAGTAATGGAGATATTGAGTTTATGGATCCTGCTATTCTGGCAGTTGGTAAAGGGTTTCCTAATGGCCTTCATCTCTCAAACTTGGACATGTCTTCAAGTTGTCCTCCACAATCAAATACTTTACAAAATGAGGGAAGGCTTCAATTACTGATGCAAAGATCTGTAGCTGCGCATCAGAACCAGAGTTTTTCTGATACGAGGAATATGTTTTCACTGGTCAGTGATGCTTATGGAATGTCTTCCCGGGGTGTGGAGCAAACTCTGGCCAACAATCATCCCCCATTTGATGGATTTTCTTCTAGGGCTCTGGAGCAAACTCTGGTCAACCATCAATCTCCATATTCACAGCTCACTCTTTCCCTGGGTAGAAACTCTGTCATGTCAAATGGCCACTGGGACAGTTGGAATGGGGTTCAGAGTGGAAACAGTTTGGGTGTAGCGGAACACCCCCGAACAGAAAATATGGGCTTTAACAAGGTATTTACCGGATATGAGGAATCAAAGATTCATATGCCCAATTCTGGCAATTTGTATAATAGAACATTTGGGATGTAA
- the LOC101247127 gene encoding uncharacterized protein isoform X2, which translates to MSDQGDKMCPLCAEEMDLTDQQLKPCKCGYEVCRCSLSPTFLESSYWIFFDNGGVWVNLHALRLFHGYLQLPHQHRYRICVWCWHHIMDMAEKENTDGRCPACRAPYNKEKIVGMEAKCDKAVAEMSTEKRLSSRKGKSKTADSRKQLSSVRVVQRNLVYIVGLPLSLADEDLLQRKEYFPQYGKVMKVSISRTAAGTIQHFANDTCSVYITYSKEEEAILCIQSVHGFVLDGSPLRACFGTTKYCHAWLRNVPCTNLDCLYLHEVGSQEDSFSKDEIISAYTRSRVQQIAGAVNTMQRRSGSVLPPPAEEYCSNNSASADKPISKNAATNSAPSVRGSSSPPNSSSGRSAALPAGALWGTRASNNQHPPASVPCSNGPLNKKPQTCNPTVSYTAVERTSQASLLPAYAGKKVVHTEESVTSQEKGKIDTLEPVKQHVGADPHIYTSENPTIPAPLDSQLHSVPSMSLKDRDKQVIPTSSTNALDISVKSSGPGFTKYFNDTTDAKIQNVCLDMSSLSIGRHEKTQGNCIDQNKESLTGEYATSADEICITREKSDLRLDTLSKVTQVTTSEMENDLLTFNEQRHRDPEVVIDKVYSPNLPPSLHSPAQPCWYSSQLTNGGGPVSANMQLDRRTDSVSQPSRESLTNGYPENVSNCVAGLHTIDRSYYPLPDEGKMMHVKRFQGEAPSENSSTNVDIGENSIISNILSLDFDPWNESLTSPQNLAKLLGETDDRQGSVRVSSSRKLTSNQSRFSFAREEPTTNALADYQPSLNYIEQSFNHYHHGHDFPNSRNDKLDYIGTRNGFSMANNEETVGFGNSFSHLSSNKLSVSRPQMSAPPGFPAPNRAPPPGFASHFERMEQNFDSLHANNLRDASSLHNLHQAPQVGHVSNGDIEFMDPAILAVGKGFPNGLHLSNLDMSSSCPPQSNTLQNEGRLQLLMQRSVAAHQNQSFSDTRNMFSLVSDAYGMSSRGVEQTLANNHPPFDGFSSRALEQTLVNHQSPYSQLTLSLGRNSVMSNGHWDSWNGVQSGNSLGVAEHPRTENMGFNKVFTGYEESKIHMPNSGNLYNRTFGM; encoded by the exons ATGAGTGACCAGGGGGATAAGATGTGTCCTCTTTGTGCAGAGGAGATGGATTTGACAGATCAACAGTTGAAGCCTTGCAAGTGCGGCTATGAGGTTTGTAGATGCAGTCTTTCCCCTACATTTTTAGAAAGTTCTTACtggattttttttgataatggtGGTGTTTGGGTGAATTTGCATGCACTTCGACTATTCCACGGATATCTGCAACTTCCCCACCAACATAGATACCGG ATATGTGTCTGGTGCTGGCATCACATAATGGATATGGCTGAGAAGGAGAATACAGATGGGAGGTGTCCAGCATGTCGCGCTCCTTATAACAAGGAAAAGATTGTTGGCATGGAAGCAAAATGTGACAA GGCAGTGGCTGAGATGAGCACTGAGAAAAGGTTGTCTTCTCGCAAGGGAAAAAGTAAAACAGCAGATTCTAGGAAGCAACTTAGCAGTGTTCGAGTCGTTCAAAGGAATCTTGTTTACATTGTTGGGTTGCCTCTCAGTCTAGCTGATGAAGAT CTTCTACAGAGGAAAGAGTATTTTCCTCAGTATGGAAAGGTTATGAAGGTGTCTATATCTCGTACAGCTGCTGGCACTATTCAACATTTTGCAAATGATACTTGTAGTGT ATATATTACCTATTCAAAGGAGGAGGAAGCAATTCTGTGTATTCAATCTGTACATGGGTTTGTTTTGGATGGTAGTCCTCTAAG AGCTTGCTTTGGAACCACAAAATACTGTCATGCTTGGTTGAGAAATGTG CCCTGTACCAATCTTGATTGTTTATACTTGCACGAGGTTGGGTCGCAAGAGGATAGCTTTAGTAAAGACGAAATCATATCAGCTTACACAAG GAGTAGAGTTCAACAAATTGCTGGTGCCGTTAATACTATGCAACGGCGATCAGGGAGTGTGTTACCGCCGCCAGCAGAGGAGTACTGCAGTAACAACTCTGCTTCTGCTGACAAACCTATTAGTAAAAATGCTGCAACT AATTCAGCACCCAGTGTTAGAGGCTCCAGCTCCCCACCAAATAGTAGCTCTGGTAGATCTGCGGCTCTTCCTGCTGGAGCTTTATG GGGAACACGTGCATCAAATAATCAACACCCACCTGCCAGTGTACCATGTTCTAATGGACCACTTAATAAGAAGCCTCAGACGTGTAATCCAACGGTATCTTATACAGCTGTTGAAAGGACAAGTCAGGCTTCGTTACTGCCTGCCTATGCAGGAAAGAAAGTAGTACATACTGAAGAAAGTGTAACTTCTCAAGAGAAAGGTAAGATAGACACTTTAGAACCTGTTAAGCAGCATGTAGGAGCAGACCCTCATATCTATACTTCTGAGAACCCCACTATTCCGGCACCTCTGGACAGTCAGCTACATAGTGTCCCGTCCATGTCTTTGAAGGACAGAGATAAACAAGTGATACCAACCAGTAGTACAAATGCCTTGGATATTTCTGTCAAGTCTAGTGGACCTGgttttacaaaatatttcaatgatACCACGGATGCTAAGATCCAGAATGTATGCCTTGATATGTCGTCATTGAGCATTGGTAGACATGAAAAAACACAGGGCAACTGTATTGATCAAAATAAGGAGTCCTTGACCGGGGAATATGCGACTTCTGCAGATGAGATTTGTATTACAAGAGAGAAGTCTGACTTGAGATTGGATACACTGAGCAAAGTAACACAAGTTACTACTTCCGAAATGGAGAATGATTTGCTAACCTTTAATGAGCAGAGACATAGGGATCCCGAAGTAGTTATTGACAAAGTTTATTCACCAAATCTTCCCCCTTCTTTGCACTCCCCAGCTCAGCCTTGTTGGTATTCCTCTCAGCTGACTAATGGTGGTGGACCTGTTAGTGCCAATATGCAGTTAGACAGGAGAACTGATTCAGTATCACAGCCTTCGCGTGAATCATTGACTAATGGATACCCGGAGAATGTATCAAATTGCGTGGCGGGTTTGCATACTATTGATAGAAGTTATTATCCGTTGCCTGACGAGGGTAAGATGATGCATGTGAAAAGGTTTCAAGGTGAAGCTCCTAGCGAGAACAGTAGTACTAATGTAGATATTGGAGAGAACAGTATTATATCTAATATTTTGTCCCTGGATTTTGATCCTTGGAATGAATCATTAACTTCTCCTCAGAACCTTGCCAAGTTGTTGGGAGAAACTGATGACCGACAAGGGTCTGTTAGAGTGTCAAGCTCAAGAAAATTAACCAGTAACCAATCAAGATTCTCTTTTGCAAGAGAAGAACCAACCACCAATGCATTAGCTGATTATCAACCATCTCTTAATTACATTGAGCAAAGTTTTAATCATTATCATCATGGTCATGATTTTCCAAATAGCAGAAATGATAAACTTGATTATATTGGTACTCGTAATGGTTTTTCCATGGCTAATAATGAGGAAACAGTTGGTTTTGGCAACAGCTTTTCTCATCTCTCTTCTAATAAGCTATCAG TGTCCAGACCTCAGATGTCAGCACCTCCAGGGTTCCCAGCACCAAACAGAGCACCACCCCCGGGTTTTGCTTCTCATTTTGAGAGAATGGAACAAAATTTTGACTCTCTTCATG CGAATAACTTGCGTGATGCCTCCTCATTGCACAATCTACACCAGGCTCCTCAAGTTGGACATGTGAGTAATGGAGATATTGAGTTTATGGATCCTGCTATTCTGGCAGTTGGTAAAGGGTTTCCTAATGGCCTTCATCTCTCAAACTTGGACATGTCTTCAAGTTGTCCTCCACAATCAAATACTTTACAAAATGAGGGAAGGCTTCAATTACTGATGCAAAGATCTGTAGCTGCGCATCAGAACCAGAGTTTTTCTGATACGAGGAATATGTTTTCACTGGTCAGTGATGCTTATGGAATGTCTTCCCGGGGTGTGGAGCAAACTCTGGCCAACAATCATCCCCCATTTGATGGATTTTCTTCTAGGGCTCTGGAGCAAACTCTGGTCAACCATCAATCTCCATATTCACAGCTCACTCTTTCCCTGGGTAGAAACTCTGTCATGTCAAATGGCCACTGGGACAGTTGGAATGGGGTTCAGAGTGGAAACAGTTTGGGTGTAGCGGAACACCCCCGAACAGAAAATATGGGCTTTAACAAGGTATTTACCGGATATGAGGAATCAAAGATTCATATGCCCAATTCTGGCAATTTGTATAATAGAACATTTGGGATGTAA
- the LOC101247127 gene encoding uncharacterized protein isoform X4, giving the protein MSDQGDKMCPLCAEEMDLTDQQLKPCKCGYEVCRCSLSPTFLESSYWIFFDNGGVWVNLHALRLFHGYLQLPHQHRYRICVWCWHHIMDMAEKENTDGRCPACRAPYNKEKIVGMEAKCDKAVAEMSTEKRLSSRKGKSKTADSRKQLSSVRVVQRNLVYIVGLPLSLADEDLLQRKEYFPQYGKVMKVSISRTAAGTIQHFANDTCSVYITYSKEEEAILCIQSVHGFVLDGSPLRACFGTTKYCHAWLRNVPCTNLDCLYLHEVGSQEDSFSKDEIISAYTRVQQIAGAVNTMQRRSGSVLPPPAEEYCSNNSASADKPISKNAATNSAPSVRGSSSPPNSSSGRSAALPAGALWGTRASNNQHPPASVPCSNGPLNKKPQTCNPTVSYTAVERTSQASLLPAYAGKKVVHTEESVTSQEKGKIDTLEPVKQHVGADPHIYTSENPTIPAPLDSQLHSVPSMSLKDRDKQVIPTSSTNALDISVKSSGPGFTKYFNDTTDAKIQNVCLDMSSLSIGRHEKTQGNCIDQNKESLTGEYATSADEICITREKSDLRLDTLSKVTQVTTSEMENDLLTFNEQRHRDPEVVIDKVYSPNLPPSLHSPAQPCWYSSQLTNGGGPVSANMQLDRRTDSVSQPSRESLTNGYPENVSNCVAGLHTIDRSYYPLPDEGKMMHVKRFQGEAPSENSSTNVDIGENSIISNILSLDFDPWNESLTSPQNLAKLLGETDDRQGSVRVSSSRKLTSNQSRFSFAREEPTTNALADYQPSLNYIEQSFNHYHHGHDFPNSRNDKLDYIGTRNGFSMANNEETVGFGNSFSHLSSNKLSVSRPQMSAPPGFPAPNRAPPPGFASHFERMEQNFDSLHANNLRDASSLHNLHQAPQVGHVSNGDIEFMDPAILAVGKGFPNGLHLSNLDMSSSCPPQSNTLQNEGRLQLLMQRSVAAHQNQSFSDTRNMFSLVSDAYGMSSRGVEQTLANNHPPFDGFSSRALEQTLVNHQSPYSQLTLSLGRNSVMSNGHWDSWNGVQSGNSLGVAEHPRTENMGFNKVFTGYEESKIHMPNSGNLYNRTFGM; this is encoded by the exons ATGAGTGACCAGGGGGATAAGATGTGTCCTCTTTGTGCAGAGGAGATGGATTTGACAGATCAACAGTTGAAGCCTTGCAAGTGCGGCTATGAGGTTTGTAGATGCAGTCTTTCCCCTACATTTTTAGAAAGTTCTTACtggattttttttgataatggtGGTGTTTGGGTGAATTTGCATGCACTTCGACTATTCCACGGATATCTGCAACTTCCCCACCAACATAGATACCGG ATATGTGTCTGGTGCTGGCATCACATAATGGATATGGCTGAGAAGGAGAATACAGATGGGAGGTGTCCAGCATGTCGCGCTCCTTATAACAAGGAAAAGATTGTTGGCATGGAAGCAAAATGTGACAA GGCAGTGGCTGAGATGAGCACTGAGAAAAGGTTGTCTTCTCGCAAGGGAAAAAGTAAAACAGCAGATTCTAGGAAGCAACTTAGCAGTGTTCGAGTCGTTCAAAGGAATCTTGTTTACATTGTTGGGTTGCCTCTCAGTCTAGCTGATGAAGAT CTTCTACAGAGGAAAGAGTATTTTCCTCAGTATGGAAAGGTTATGAAGGTGTCTATATCTCGTACAGCTGCTGGCACTATTCAACATTTTGCAAATGATACTTGTAGTGT ATATATTACCTATTCAAAGGAGGAGGAAGCAATTCTGTGTATTCAATCTGTACATGGGTTTGTTTTGGATGGTAGTCCTCTAAG AGCTTGCTTTGGAACCACAAAATACTGTCATGCTTGGTTGAGAAATGTG CCCTGTACCAATCTTGATTGTTTATACTTGCACGAGGTTGGGTCGCAAGAGGATAGCTTTAGTAAAGACGAAATCATATCAGCTTACACAAG AGTTCAACAAATTGCTGGTGCCGTTAATACTATGCAACGGCGATCAGGGAGTGTGTTACCGCCGCCAGCAGAGGAGTACTGCAGTAACAACTCTGCTTCTGCTGACAAACCTATTAGTAAAAATGCTGCAACT AATTCAGCACCCAGTGTTAGAGGCTCCAGCTCCCCACCAAATAGTAGCTCTGGTAGATCTGCGGCTCTTCCTGCTGGAGCTTTATG GGGAACACGTGCATCAAATAATCAACACCCACCTGCCAGTGTACCATGTTCTAATGGACCACTTAATAAGAAGCCTCAGACGTGTAATCCAACGGTATCTTATACAGCTGTTGAAAGGACAAGTCAGGCTTCGTTACTGCCTGCCTATGCAGGAAAGAAAGTAGTACATACTGAAGAAAGTGTAACTTCTCAAGAGAAAGGTAAGATAGACACTTTAGAACCTGTTAAGCAGCATGTAGGAGCAGACCCTCATATCTATACTTCTGAGAACCCCACTATTCCGGCACCTCTGGACAGTCAGCTACATAGTGTCCCGTCCATGTCTTTGAAGGACAGAGATAAACAAGTGATACCAACCAGTAGTACAAATGCCTTGGATATTTCTGTCAAGTCTAGTGGACCTGgttttacaaaatatttcaatgatACCACGGATGCTAAGATCCAGAATGTATGCCTTGATATGTCGTCATTGAGCATTGGTAGACATGAAAAAACACAGGGCAACTGTATTGATCAAAATAAGGAGTCCTTGACCGGGGAATATGCGACTTCTGCAGATGAGATTTGTATTACAAGAGAGAAGTCTGACTTGAGATTGGATACACTGAGCAAAGTAACACAAGTTACTACTTCCGAAATGGAGAATGATTTGCTAACCTTTAATGAGCAGAGACATAGGGATCCCGAAGTAGTTATTGACAAAGTTTATTCACCAAATCTTCCCCCTTCTTTGCACTCCCCAGCTCAGCCTTGTTGGTATTCCTCTCAGCTGACTAATGGTGGTGGACCTGTTAGTGCCAATATGCAGTTAGACAGGAGAACTGATTCAGTATCACAGCCTTCGCGTGAATCATTGACTAATGGATACCCGGAGAATGTATCAAATTGCGTGGCGGGTTTGCATACTATTGATAGAAGTTATTATCCGTTGCCTGACGAGGGTAAGATGATGCATGTGAAAAGGTTTCAAGGTGAAGCTCCTAGCGAGAACAGTAGTACTAATGTAGATATTGGAGAGAACAGTATTATATCTAATATTTTGTCCCTGGATTTTGATCCTTGGAATGAATCATTAACTTCTCCTCAGAACCTTGCCAAGTTGTTGGGAGAAACTGATGACCGACAAGGGTCTGTTAGAGTGTCAAGCTCAAGAAAATTAACCAGTAACCAATCAAGATTCTCTTTTGCAAGAGAAGAACCAACCACCAATGCATTAGCTGATTATCAACCATCTCTTAATTACATTGAGCAAAGTTTTAATCATTATCATCATGGTCATGATTTTCCAAATAGCAGAAATGATAAACTTGATTATATTGGTACTCGTAATGGTTTTTCCATGGCTAATAATGAGGAAACAGTTGGTTTTGGCAACAGCTTTTCTCATCTCTCTTCTAATAAGCTATCAG TGTCCAGACCTCAGATGTCAGCACCTCCAGGGTTCCCAGCACCAAACAGAGCACCACCCCCGGGTTTTGCTTCTCATTTTGAGAGAATGGAACAAAATTTTGACTCTCTTCATG CGAATAACTTGCGTGATGCCTCCTCATTGCACAATCTACACCAGGCTCCTCAAGTTGGACATGTGAGTAATGGAGATATTGAGTTTATGGATCCTGCTATTCTGGCAGTTGGTAAAGGGTTTCCTAATGGCCTTCATCTCTCAAACTTGGACATGTCTTCAAGTTGTCCTCCACAATCAAATACTTTACAAAATGAGGGAAGGCTTCAATTACTGATGCAAAGATCTGTAGCTGCGCATCAGAACCAGAGTTTTTCTGATACGAGGAATATGTTTTCACTGGTCAGTGATGCTTATGGAATGTCTTCCCGGGGTGTGGAGCAAACTCTGGCCAACAATCATCCCCCATTTGATGGATTTTCTTCTAGGGCTCTGGAGCAAACTCTGGTCAACCATCAATCTCCATATTCACAGCTCACTCTTTCCCTGGGTAGAAACTCTGTCATGTCAAATGGCCACTGGGACAGTTGGAATGGGGTTCAGAGTGGAAACAGTTTGGGTGTAGCGGAACACCCCCGAACAGAAAATATGGGCTTTAACAAGGTATTTACCGGATATGAGGAATCAAAGATTCATATGCCCAATTCTGGCAATTTGTATAATAGAACATTTGGGATGTAA